In Bacteroidia bacterium, the following proteins share a genomic window:
- a CDS encoding ATP-binding protein — LQAMQYKGRLIIKTEVKENEILVSINDNGPGIPVEIQDKIFEPFFTTKTKGEGTGLGLDICKKIIEKHNGRMYFTSEPGNTTFYVSLPINQATDAIEVHKTSKTSDV; from the coding sequence CTTACAAGCAATGCAGTACAAAGGTCGGTTAATAATTAAAACTGAGGTCAAGGAGAATGAGATTTTAGTTTCTATCAATGACAACGGACCAGGGATTCCTGTTGAGATTCAGGATAAGATTTTTGAGCCATTTTTCACCACTAAAACTAAAGGGGAAGGTACAGGCTTAGGGTTAGATATTTGTAAAAAGATTATAGAAAAGCATAATGGTAGAATGTACTTCACTTCTGAACCTGGAAATACTACTTTTTATGTATCCTTACCTATCAACCAAGCCACTGATGCTATAGAAGTGCATAAAACCAGCAAAACTAGTGATGTATAA
- the accB gene encoding acetyl-CoA carboxylase biotin carboxyl carrier protein: MEFKEIKELIKLINESNLTAVSIKQGDFVLKISKEKEVITPTVVATPPQVVTAPVISPSNQLPSMENSQQTDAKPAKPTSQEEESKNLITFRSPMIGTFYRAPKADAEPFVKVGDIVTKGKVLCLIEAMKIFNEIESDVDGKIVKVLVDNATPVEYDQPLFLIEPTN, from the coding sequence ATGGAATTCAAAGAGATAAAAGAGCTAATCAAGCTTATCAATGAAAGTAATTTAACTGCTGTGAGCATCAAGCAAGGGGATTTTGTGCTAAAAATTTCCAAAGAGAAAGAAGTAATAACCCCCACAGTTGTAGCTACTCCCCCACAAGTGGTAACTGCTCCAGTAATATCCCCTTCAAATCAGCTACCCAGCATGGAAAACTCACAGCAAACGGATGCTAAACCAGCTAAACCTACTTCACAAGAGGAAGAAAGTAAAAACCTTATTACTTTCAGGTCGCCGATGATAGGTACATTCTACCGCGCTCCCAAAGCTGATGCAGAACCTTTTGTTAAAGTAGGGGACATAGTAACCAAAGGTAAAGTACTCTGTTTGATTGAAGCTATGAAAATTTTTAATGAAATAGAATCAGATGTAGATGGTAAAATTGTTAAAGTATTGGTAGACAATGCTACTCCCGTAGAATATGACCAGCCCTTGTTTTTAATAGAACCTACAAACTAA
- a CDS encoding nucleotide pyrophosphohydrolase encodes MDIETLQKTVDSWIKSYGVRYYNELTNTALLMEEVGELASLMARIYGEQSFKNPEEAAHASVNLADEMADVLFVLVCLANQTGVNLTEAIQKNLDKKTLRDKERHKNNLKLKG; translated from the coding sequence ATGGACATTGAAACTTTGCAAAAAACTGTGGATAGCTGGATTAAATCGTATGGAGTAAGATATTACAATGAGCTAACAAATACTGCCCTTTTAATGGAAGAGGTAGGTGAGTTAGCAAGCTTGATGGCAAGAATTTACGGTGAGCAATCATTTAAGAACCCCGAGGAAGCCGCTCATGCTTCTGTGAATTTAGCAGATGAAATGGCGGATGTTCTTTTTGTATTAGTGTGTTTAGCCAATCAAACAGGTGTAAATCTCACCGAAGCTATACAAAAAAATCTGGATAAAAAAACTTTAAGAGATAAAGAGAGGCACAAGAATAACTTAAAGTTGAAAGGTTGA
- the udk gene encoding uridine kinase, translating into MTMPYFIGITGGSASGKTYLLNRIEEAFSPHQISLISQDNYYKEYELQIKEPDGSVNFDHPQSVDLLALAADIEALKQGKSVSRKEYTFNNPNKVPSIITVHPAPVIIVEGLFIYYQPEIARQIDFKIFIESHEYVRLTRRIIRDQKERGRTLEDVLEEYNKYVAPMYKRYVEPFRDDADIIIPNHKQMNKAADMLILYIRNLLQQHNEFTK; encoded by the coding sequence TTGACTATGCCCTATTTTATAGGAATTACAGGGGGAAGTGCATCAGGTAAAACGTATTTGCTCAATAGAATTGAAGAGGCTTTTTCACCTCATCAGATTAGTTTGATTTCACAGGATAATTACTACAAAGAATATGAGCTACAAATTAAAGAACCTGATGGCAGTGTTAATTTTGACCACCCTCAATCTGTGGATTTGCTCGCTCTAGCAGCTGATATTGAAGCCTTAAAACAAGGAAAAAGCGTATCTCGTAAAGAATATACCTTCAATAATCCAAACAAGGTTCCATCGATTATTACTGTTCATCCTGCACCTGTTATCATCGTGGAAGGACTTTTTATTTACTATCAGCCTGAAATTGCTCGGCAGATAGATTTTAAGATATTCATTGAGTCCCATGAATATGTTCGCCTGACACGCAGAATTATTCGCGACCAAAAAGAAAGAGGTAGGACCTTAGAAGACGTTTTGGAAGAATATAACAAGTATGTAGCCCCAATGTATAAACGATATGTAGAGCCTTTTAGAGATGATGCTGATATCATAATTCCCAACCACAAACAGATGAACAAAGCTGCGGATATGCTCATTTTGTATATACGTAATTTGCTTCAACAACATAACGAGTTTACAAAGTGA
- a CDS encoding NifU family protein, which translates to MELYTEYTPNPDTLKFVLTKVIMPFGTAEFADAESAKRSGLAAELFAMNFVTRVFFGANFVTVTKRPEFEWDAIIPHIGEVILKYVQSGKPIVENVENIEEEDTDPVVKKIKEIIETHIRPAVAMDGGDVIFKGFKDGVVHLQMQGSCHGCPSSTLTLKAGIEGLLTRMIPEVKEVVQV; encoded by the coding sequence ATGGAACTGTATACTGAATATACGCCCAATCCAGATACCTTAAAATTTGTTTTAACAAAAGTGATTATGCCATTTGGTACAGCAGAATTTGCCGATGCTGAATCTGCTAAACGTTCGGGACTAGCCGCAGAGCTTTTTGCCATGAACTTTGTAACTCGCGTTTTTTTTGGAGCTAACTTCGTTACTGTTACTAAACGCCCTGAATTTGAATGGGATGCCATTATTCCGCATATTGGTGAGGTTATCCTGAAATATGTACAATCAGGCAAACCCATTGTAGAAAACGTAGAGAATATTGAAGAAGAAGATACAGATCCTGTTGTAAAAAAAATAAAAGAAATTATAGAAACGCATATTCGCCCTGCGGTAGCTATGGATGGCGGAGATGTGATATTCAAAGGCTTCAAAGACGGAGTAGTACATTTACAAATGCAAGGATCTTGTCATGGATGCCCATCCTCTACTTTAACCTTAAAGGCAGGCATAGAAGGACTTTTGACCCGTATGATTCCCGAAGTCAAGGAAGTAGTACAAGTCTGA